From the genome of Streptomyces sp. NBC_01304:
ACGCCTCCGCCGTCAAGGTCTACGGCTCCGAGGCCCGCCGCGACGCGTACGCCTGGCTGATGGAGGTCGTCGGCTCGGCGGGACCCCTCAAGGAGGGCTCGGCCGGGGCGGTGCTGCACGGCGAGTTGGAGCGCGGCTACCGCTCCGCCGTCATCTTCACCTTCGGCGGCGGCAACAACGAGATCCAGCGCGAGATCATTTCGTGGATCGGCCTTGGGATGCCGCGGGTCCGCCGCTGAACCTGTGCGCAGCGTCCACGATTCGCCCATTGTGTCCGCCGCTGCCCCCTATGCTTTTGCCTTCGGGTATCGAAGGCGAGACGACCGGGGGGTCATGCCTGATGAGCGCAGCACGACGGGGAAAGTCAGTCTTGAAGGCGGGGGTCAAGCGTGTCTTGGGTCGTGCCGGATTCGACATCGTGCGCAGCACCAACAACCGTGACGGAGCAGACGACTTCATCCCGTTCGAACCAACCATGCGGGCCGCACAGGCGGCCGGTCTGTCGGTCGGTGACTACATCGACGAGGTCATGAACGGTACGCCCGGCGCCACCCAGTCCACCATCGACGAACTACGCACGCTCGGCGTCTTCGCGGCCGACCCGGACACGGTGCTCGAGATCGGCCCCGGGTCCGGGCGGTACCTGGAGAAGACGCTGAACGAGTGCGCACCGGACCGCTACGAGATCTACGAGACGGCAGCGCCCTGGGCCGACTACCTCGTGGACACCTTCAGCGTGGTCGCCCAACCGACCGAAGGGTGCAGCCTCGCCGCGACACCGGACGCCAGCATCGACCTCGTTCAGGCCCACAAGGTCTTCAACACCGTGACGTTCCTCTGTGCCTCCCGCTACTTCTTCGAGATGGCACGTGTCACGCGACCCGGTGGCCGGATCGTCTTCGACGTCATGACGGAGACCTGCCTGGACCCGGCCACCGTGCGCGCCTGGGCGACGCAGGGCGGTGAGGGGCACGACTCCTATCCGGCCGCCATGCCCCGCCGGACCTGCGTGGACCACTTCGCGACCCTCGACTGCGACCTGGAGGCCAGCTTTCTGACTCCCATGGGGGTCGCCTCGACCGAGGTGCTCGTCTTCAAGAAGGCGGCCTGACCTTGGCACGAGGGCGGGCCGGTGTGCAGGGCGACAGTTCGCCCTGCACACCGGCCCACCTCGGGTCTCAGCTCACCGGTGCACCCTGCTCAGCAGTCGACCCTGCTCACCAGTCCACCTTGTCCGCCGGGCCGACCTCCAGATAGGTCGACCGCTCCGTGGGGTCGCCCTTGGCCCGCCACTGCTCCTCCAGGAGGGTGCCGGTCTTGGGGTCGATGACCAGCCGGTACGTGACTGACCTGTCAGGGTGCTCGCTCTCGCCCGCGACAGCCGCCAGGCGCTGCTTGACGGTGTACTCCACCGCCGTGCCGGTACGTCCCTGACTGTCCTTGACCGTGCCGACGAGCTTCACGCCCTTCTGATCGGCCATGACCTGGAACAGGGCGCCGCGCACCTTGGGATGGGCCGGCGAGTTGAGCAGGTTGGCCGACTGCTCGAAGGCGTGCATGCCCATCCGGGCGGCCAGCGCGTCGGGATCGGCGGGCAGGGACTCCACCTGGGGCCAGTTCAGCTTCTTGTCGCCCATCGGCCACACCTTGCGCTTGTCGACCGGGGCGGGCCGATGCGGCGAGCCGTTGATGTCGATGCTCCAGATGTTGCCCTTGCGGTCGAACCACTCGGTGGTGGAGGCGTGACCGTCGTCCTCGTTGATCACCTCCGTACGGATCTTCCAGAACGGGGCGCTTTCCGGCGCGGTCTCGGCCGCCGCGACCTCGGCCATCCCGTCGAGGAACTCCGCCGCCGTCGCGCTGGCGGCCGGCTTGCTGTCGCCCATGCCCACGACCGGATAGACCACGGCACCGGCGGCGATCGCGGCCACCGCGGCGGCGGCCACCAGCAGGCGCCGCCCACGCGGGAGGTGCAAGGCCCGCCTCCGGCCGTGCGCGGCTTCGCCGCCCTGCCGTCCGCCGAGGCCCCGCACGCCGTCCTGGCGGTCGACGCCGCCCAGCGCCGTGAGGTCCTTCAGATCCGCGCGGTCCGCGAGAGCGGCCTGGGCCAGCGCCATCCGCGCCGCCCGCACCGTCTCCTCGCTGGGCGCCTGCACCTGGCCGGCCGCGACCAGTTCACGCGCGCCGGGGAAGTCGAGCAGGTCGTCGATCGTGTAGTCGTGGCGGTCTTCGAAGCTGGTCATTCCTGGTCTCCTGTCAGTCCGGTGGAGCTGAGTGCCGCGCACTCGCGCAGCTTGGTGCGGGCACGATGCAGCCGGGATCTGGCGGTGCCCGGAGGTATGCCGACCACGGCGGCCGCCTCGGTCGGGCTCAGCTGCTCCCAGGCGATCAGGAGCAGCAACTCCCGCTCGGCATCGGGCAGTTCACCGAGCACCGCGCGCAGGGCGGGCGCCAGGGCGGACGCGTCGAGCCGGGCGTCCACCGCCTCCCACGGGTCACCGGCCCCGCCCTCGCCGGGCGCCGACCGCCCCTCCTGCGCGGCCCGCCGCCAATGCGCGGACAGCACGTTCCTGGCCACCCCGAACAGCCAGGCCCTGGCCACCCCGCGCTCCGCGTCGAAGCCGTGCCGACCCGCGTACGCCTGCAGCCACAGCTCCGAGAGCAGATCGTCGGCGGCGCCGGGCGCACGGCGCGCGAAGTAGCCGTGCAACGCCGTCGAGTGCTGCTCCACCAGCGCCTCGAACTGCGCGGGTTCCCGCACCGCCCCGGCCGGTGGCCGGGCGGCGTCCTCTTCCCCGTCCCAAGTCACGGAATCTCCCTCATGACTGCCGGGCGGCAGTCTCATCCCCTACTTGTCGCCGACGCCACAGAGCGTTCGCAGCGCGGCCGAGGACCGTCCCCGGTGGACCGAACCAACCACCGAGTAGCATCAACCGTATGAGCGGGGAAGGAACTTGCCCCGGCCGGTCGGACCGGACCGAGCCGCCGCACCACCCTCAGGGGCAGACCACGACACCCCTTGCCCTCGACTCCGGCCCCGACCCCGGACTCTTCGGCCCCACCTCCGTCACCTGGCAGATGCACGGCGACCCCATCATGTGGATCGCCGGGATCCGCGCCCTCTACCTGCAGGCCCTGCACCCCCGCGCGGTCCGCGGCGTCACCCAGAACTCCGACTTCAGGAAGGACGCCTGGGGCCGGCTGCTGCGCACCGCCCATTTCGTCGGCACCCTCAGCTACGGCACCACCGAGGCCGCCGAACTGGCCGGAGCCAAGGTACGTCGCATCCACCGCCACATCACCGCCACCGACCCCGACACCGGCGAGACCTACGGCGTCGACGAGCCCGAGCTGCTCCTGTGGGTGCACTGCGCCGAGATCGACTCCTACCTCACCGTGGCCCGCCGCTCCGGCATCCCACTGACCGACGCACTCGCCGACCGCTACATCGACGAACAGCGCGCCGCCGCCCGCCTCGTCGGCCTCGACCCCGTCGACGTACCGGCGAACAGGGCGGAAATGACGGCATATTTCGCGTCCGTACGTCCCCAACTGGCGGCCGGACCCGAGGCGCGCACCGTCGACGACTTCCTGCGGCAGCCACCCACGCACCCCCTCCTGGTCCCGGCCCGCGCCCTGCTGTGGCGGCAGGTCGCCGACCTCGCGTACGCCGCCCTGCCCCCGTACGCACACAAGTTGTACAACCGGAAGGCGCCACCCCGAGCCACGGTCGACCGTCGCCTGCGGATCGCGGGCCACATCCTGCGCACGATTCCCGCCCGCGTACGCTGGCAGCTACCTCCCAAGCACATTCTGCGGGCCATGGCACGACTCGGCCCCGGCAGCCGACCGGCACCGTACAAACTGAAGGGCGGGGCCGCCATACTGGACGGGCCGGGGAGGGCGCAGCGAAATGACGGGGGCGACAGCACGAGATGGCGGACACCAGGCTGATTCAGGGCCGGTACCGGCTGCTCGATCTGATCGGGCGCGGCGGCATGGGCGAGGTGTGGCGTGCCCGGGACGAGTCGCTCGGGCGGCACGTCGCCGTCAAGTGCCTCAAGCCGATGGGGCCGAGCCACGACGCGTCGTTCACGCGCATCCTGCGTGAGCGGTTCCGCCGTGAGGCCCGGGTCGCCGCCGCCCTGCAGCACCGCGGCGTCACCGTCGTGCACGACTTCGGGGAGTCCGACGGCGTCCTGTACCTGGTCATGGAGCTCCTGGAGGGCCGCAACCTCAGCCAGCTCCTGGAGGACAACCGGCAGCACCCGCTGACCGTCCCGGACATCGTCGACATCACCGAACAGGTCGCCCACGCCCTCGCGTACACCCATGACCAGGGCATCGTGCACCGCGACCTGAAGCCCGCGAACATCATGAAGCTCACCGACGGCACGGTGAAGATCTGCGACTTCGGCATCGCCCGCCTCGGCCACGACATCGGCTTCACCGCCAAGCTCACCGGCACCAACATCGCCATGGGCACCCCGCACTACATGTCGCCCGAGCAGATCGGCGGCGACCCCGTCGACCACCGCAGCGACCTGTACTCGCTCGGCTGCGTCCTGTACGAGATCGCCACCGGCGCCCCGCCGTTCGACCTCGCCGACGCCTGGGCCGTCCTGGTCGGACACCGCGACACCGCGCCCCAGCCGCCCCGCAGCCACCGCTCCGATCTGCCCGAATACCTTGAGCGGATCATCCTCGACCTGCTCGCCAAGCGGCCGGACAGCCGCCCCGACGACGCCCGCGAACTCGCCCGCCGCATCACCGCCGCCCGCACCGGAACCGCGGCCCCCGCCACACAGTCGGTGCACCACGCGCCCACCGTGGTCGCCCGCCCCGAGCAGCCGCCGACCAACGAGCCCCGGCTGCCGTCCTGGACCCGCGGCATGACCACCGGCCACAAGGCGACCGGAGCGGGCCTGCGCAGCACGCCCCCCGACACGTCGGCGGGCCTCACGGGGGAGTGGATCCCGCGCACCGAAGGCCGCCGGGTCCCCGTGACCGGGCAGTCCAAGCCGGAACGCCCCACGCCTTCGCCCGAGTTGCTGTCCGTCCTCGTCAGCCGGCACAACGCGGGCCTCAGCCTGGGCCGCCTCGGCCGCTGGACCGAGGCCGGCGAGGTGCACCGCGCGGTCGCCACGGAACGCGAGCACGCGCTCGGCCCCGACCACCCCGACACCCTCGCCAGCCGCTACGAGGTCGGCTTCACCCTCAGCCGCACCGGCCGTGCCGGCGACGCCCTGCGCGAGTACAGCCGCGTCGCCGAGGGCCGCGAGCGCACCCTCGGCGCCGAGCACGCCGACACCCTCGCCGCCCGCCAGGAAATGGCGTACGTCCTCGGCCAGTTGGGCCGACACTTCGAGGCCCACCAGGTGTACTCCTCGGTCCTCGCCGCCCGCGAACGCTCCCCGCGCCTGGGTCCCGACCACCCCGACACCCTGCGCTGCCGGCACAACCTCGCGTACAACCTGAGCCGCCTCGGCCGCCTAGAGGACTCCTACCGCATGGCCCGGGACGTGGCCGTCGCCCGCGCCCGGGTGCTCGGCCCGGACCACCCCGACACCCTCGTCACGCGCTACGAAGTGGCGTACGCACTCGGCCAGTTGGGCCGCTGGAGCGAGGCCCTGAGCACCTATCGCGAGGTCGCCGAGGCCCGCCGCCAGGTCCTCGGCGCCGACCACCTCGACACCCTCGCCGCCCGCTACGAGGTCGGCATCAGCCTCGGCCGCCTCGGCCGCAGCGCCGAAGCCCTCACCCTCTACCGAGACCTCATCGACGACCGCACGCGCGTGCACGGCCCGAACGACCCCGAGACCCTGCGCGCCCGGCACGGCCTCGGCGTCAACCTCGGCCGCCTCGGCCGCTGGGAGGAAGCCCTCGACGAGGCGCGCAACGTCTGCGCGATCCGCGAGCGGGTCCTGGGCGCCGACCACCCCGACACCCTCGTCAGCCGCCGCGAGGTGGCCGTCGGCCTCGGCTGGCTGGGCCGCTGGGCCGACGCCCTCACCGAGTACCGCAAGGTCGCCGCGGCCCGCGAACAGGTCCTGGGCGCCGACCACCCCGACGCCCTGGCCAGCCGCAACGACGAGGCACACTGCCTGGAACAGCTCGGCCGGAGCGCCGAGGCGGTCGACCTGTACCGCAGGGTTGCGGCGCTGCGGCAGCAGCGTGGCGCCCAGGGGCGCTGACCGCACGGCGAAGCGTGACGCTCGGGGCGCCGGGCCGGTGCGGGGCCCCGGTTCAGGCGGGGTCCACGTGGTCACCGGCGCTTGAGGTCCAACGCGGTGGGCGGCGCTCCCGCCAGGCCGCGGCGCCTTCCTTGGCGTCGTCGGTGCCGAGGAGCGCGAGATGGGCGCGGGTCTCCTCCCGTTCCACGGCGTCGGCGTCCAGATCCGCCCACAACAGCCGTTTGCTCAGGGCGACCGAGGCGGGGTTGGCCTCGGTCGCCACTTCGCGGGCGAGCGTCAGCGCGGCGGGCAGTACGTCGGAGGCGGGCAGGGCGCGGCTCGCGATGCCGCGGTCGGCGGCCTCCCGGCCGGTCAGCGTCCGTCCGGTCAGCAGCAGCTCGGCCGCGACCGCGAGGCCGACCGCACGCCGCAGCGTGAAGTGCGACTGGCAGTCACCGACCATGCCGCGCCGCACCTGCGGGACGGCCACCTTGGCGTCCTCGGCCACGAATCGGACATCGCACTGCAGCGCGACGGTGAGTCCGATGCCGATCGCATGACCGTTCACCGCGGCGATCACCAGCTTGCGCACACGCCAGGCAGGCGGCTGGACGGGAGACGCGGTGAAGTCGCCCTTCGGGGCGGCGAAGGCGGCAGCTCGTGGGGAGAGATCGGCACCGGCGCAGAAGGCCCGCCCGGCACCGGTGAGGACGACGGCGCGTACGGCGTCGTCGGCGTCACAGCGGCGATAGGCGGCGCCCAGCGCCCGCAGGGCTCCGCCGGACAGCGTGTTCAGGCGCTCCGGTCCGTCGAGCGTGATCACGGCGACGCCGGCCGCGTCGACGTCGACGCGGACCTCGGTCACGTCTGCCACCTCACTCACCCCCGCCGGCCACGCCATGCGTGTCCTCGCCCGCCCGGATCGCCGCCAAGAGCTCTCCCGTGGTGTCGGGATGAGCGCTGTACGGCTGGTAGAACGCCAGCCGCGTGGCCACGCCCTGCCAACGTGCCTGGATCTCGGCGGCCACCTCCTTCGGCGAACCGACCGCGGCCAGGGTGTGGAGCATGGTGTCGTCGATCGCGTCGGGCAGCTCGGCCCACCGTCCGGCGCGTGTCAACGCCTGGAGATCCGGCTGGAGTTCGCTCCAGCCGTGGACATCGAGAACGGGCCGGTACGCGGGTGTCGAGGCGTAGAACGCGAGCAGTCGCCGCACCCCGGCCCGCGCCTGTGCCATCTCCCGCTCGTCGCGCCCGCACCCCACGATGACCTCGGCCACCACCTCGAACGTGTCGCCCGCGCCGCCGAGTTGAGGGCGTCCCGCCTTCGCGAGTCCCTCGGCGAGAGCGGGCAGGGTGCGCTCCCTCACGTGCCGGGCGCTGTTGAAGGGCATGACGAGCAGCCCGTCGGCCACCTCCCCGGCCGTCGCGGTCATCCGCGGGCCGAGCGCCGCGAGCAGCACCGGCGGGACGGGATGGGGCGAGGGCTCCGGCCGGAACGTCGGCGGCATGAGGGTGTGGCTGGTGAACTTGCCTTCGTAGGCGAGGGGTTCGCCGTCCGCCCAGGAGTTCAGTACGGCCTTCGTCGCGCCGATCCACTCCCGCATGCGCCCGACCGGCGGGTCGAACCGGGACCCGTGCCGACGGGTGACGTGCGCCTTCACCTGACTTCCGAGCCCCAGCCGGAATCGGCCGCCGGAGAGCTGCTGAAGGTCCCAGGCCGCATGCGCGAGATGGACCGGCGAACGGGGCAGCGCCACCGCGATGTTGGTCATCAGATCGAGCCCGACACCCTCCCGCGCGGCGGTTACGAGCGGAAAGAACACGTCGTGGCCGCCCTCGAAGGTGAAGGCGCCGTCGAAGCCCTGTTCCTTGAGCCGCCGGGCGGCGGTGCCTTCCTCGCCGAGCGCGGCCACCAACTGGGTGTCGACGGGCAGGTGGTGCGTCATGACCTCCGAATCCGTTCCGTGCGCCTCGGATGCTCCAACGTCCGTTGACCCGTGGGCTTTCTGATGCATAGTCAGGACTTTACGGTGTCTCAAGTCGGCCGGAGAGGCGGAGCGACCTGCCCTGGGCGCCGAGCGCCACGAGGCATCCGCGTCTGCGCCGACAGGACGGTGGTCAATGTGATGGCCAGTGCAGCCAATGACGACCTGCGCCACCTCCTCGCCCCACTACTCCCATCTCGCCACGCTCACCTCGTGGGCCGCCGACCAGGGCAGGCATCACCCCCGGCGCCGAGCGCTACATCCGCAGCCTCTTCCAGGGCGTCGGTCGCTCCTTGGGCGACGAGACCCGCACGCTACGGCGACTCGCAGCCGACCACGAGACCCCGAAGGGCAACAACGAACGCAAATGACGGTGCAGTCCTCGGGCGATGTTCTTCGTAGGTGGCGACAGCCCAGGCATGTACGGTGATCGGCATGCGGCGGGCTCGTACCGCACAGCACCAACCCACCCGGACGGTCGGACAACCGTGGTAGGAATGCCCGGCCCGTGGGCCGGGGAGCGGAGGTCAAAAGAGCCATGCGCACCTTCAACCGCACCGCATACGACGCCGTGATCATCGGCGGCGGCCACAACGGCCTCGTCGCCGCCGCCTACCTGGCCCGCGAGGGCCGCTCCGTGCTCCTCCTGGAACGCCTCGAGAAGACCGGGGGCGCCGCCGTGTCGACGTACGCCTTCAAGGGTGTGGACGCACGGCTGTCCCGTTACTCCTATCTCGTCAGCCTGCTGCCCAAGAAGGTGGTGCGGGACCTCGGGCTGACCTTCGCCGTCCGCAAGCGCAACGTCTCCTCCTACACCCCGGCCGTGCGCGACGGGCGGCCCGCCGGTCTGCTGGTGTCCCGCGGGACCGCACGCACCCGGGAGGCGTTTCGCAAACTGACCGGTTCGGAGCGGGAGTTCGTGGCGTGGCAGCGGTTCTACGGCATGACGGGACAGGTCGCCGAACGGGTCTTTCCCACCCTCACCGAGCCGCTGCCGACCCGCGCGGAACTCAAGGAGCGGGTGGCGGACGACGAGGCGTGGCGGACGCTGTTCGAGGAGCCCATCGGGGTCGCGGTCGAGGAGCGGTTCGCCGATGACCTGGTGCGTGGCGTCGTCCTCACGGACGGGCTCATCGGTACCTTCGCCGACGCCCACGACCCGGCGCTGCGGCAGAACAGGTGCTTCCTCTACCACGTCATCGGCGGTGGCACCGGCGACTGGGACGTGCCCGTCGGCGGCATGGGCGCCCTCACCGACGCGCTGGCCGGGGCCGCGCTGGACGCAGGGGCGGAGATCGCCAAGGGGCACGAGGCGATCCGGATCGAGACCGACGGAAAGCGCGCGGAGGTCACGTACCGCACACAGGGCGGAG
Proteins encoded in this window:
- a CDS encoding methyltransferase domain-containing protein, coding for MSAARRGKSVLKAGVKRVLGRAGFDIVRSTNNRDGADDFIPFEPTMRAAQAAGLSVGDYIDEVMNGTPGATQSTIDELRTLGVFAADPDTVLEIGPGSGRYLEKTLNECAPDRYEIYETAAPWADYLVDTFSVVAQPTEGCSLAATPDASIDLVQAHKVFNTVTFLCASRYFFEMARVTRPGGRIVFDVMTETCLDPATVRAWATQGGEGHDSYPAAMPRRTCVDHFATLDCDLEASFLTPMGVASTEVLVFKKAA
- a CDS encoding RNA polymerase sigma factor — encoded protein: MTWDGEEDAARPPAGAVREPAQFEALVEQHSTALHGYFARRAPGAADDLLSELWLQAYAGRHGFDAERGVARAWLFGVARNVLSAHWRRAAQEGRSAPGEGGAGDPWEAVDARLDASALAPALRAVLGELPDAERELLLLIAWEQLSPTEAAAVVGIPPGTARSRLHRARTKLRECAALSSTGLTGDQE
- a CDS encoding oxygenase MpaB family protein, with translation MHGDPIMWIAGIRALYLQALHPRAVRGVTQNSDFRKDAWGRLLRTAHFVGTLSYGTTEAAELAGAKVRRIHRHITATDPDTGETYGVDEPELLLWVHCAEIDSYLTVARRSGIPLTDALADRYIDEQRAAARLVGLDPVDVPANRAEMTAYFASVRPQLAAGPEARTVDDFLRQPPTHPLLVPARALLWRQVADLAYAALPPYAHKLYNRKAPPRATVDRRLRIAGHILRTIPARVRWQLPPKHILRAMARLGPGSRPAPYKLKGGAAILDGPGRAQRNDGGDSTRWRTPG
- a CDS encoding serine/threonine-protein kinase — encoded protein: MADTRLIQGRYRLLDLIGRGGMGEVWRARDESLGRHVAVKCLKPMGPSHDASFTRILRERFRREARVAAALQHRGVTVVHDFGESDGVLYLVMELLEGRNLSQLLEDNRQHPLTVPDIVDITEQVAHALAYTHDQGIVHRDLKPANIMKLTDGTVKICDFGIARLGHDIGFTAKLTGTNIAMGTPHYMSPEQIGGDPVDHRSDLYSLGCVLYEIATGAPPFDLADAWAVLVGHRDTAPQPPRSHRSDLPEYLERIILDLLAKRPDSRPDDARELARRITAARTGTAAPATQSVHHAPTVVARPEQPPTNEPRLPSWTRGMTTGHKATGAGLRSTPPDTSAGLTGEWIPRTEGRRVPVTGQSKPERPTPSPELLSVLVSRHNAGLSLGRLGRWTEAGEVHRAVATEREHALGPDHPDTLASRYEVGFTLSRTGRAGDALREYSRVAEGRERTLGAEHADTLAARQEMAYVLGQLGRHFEAHQVYSSVLAARERSPRLGPDHPDTLRCRHNLAYNLSRLGRLEDSYRMARDVAVARARVLGPDHPDTLVTRYEVAYALGQLGRWSEALSTYREVAEARRQVLGADHLDTLAARYEVGISLGRLGRSAEALTLYRDLIDDRTRVHGPNDPETLRARHGLGVNLGRLGRWEEALDEARNVCAIRERVLGADHPDTLVSRREVAVGLGWLGRWADALTEYRKVAAAREQVLGADHPDALASRNDEAHCLEQLGRSAEAVDLYRRVAALRQQRGAQGR
- a CDS encoding enoyl-CoA hydratase/isomerase family protein, whose amino-acid sequence is MADVTEVRVDVDAAGVAVITLDGPERLNTLSGGALRALGAAYRRCDADDAVRAVVLTGAGRAFCAGADLSPRAAAFAAPKGDFTASPVQPPAWRVRKLVIAAVNGHAIGIGLTVALQCDVRFVAEDAKVAVPQVRRGMVGDCQSHFTLRRAVGLAVAAELLLTGRTLTGREAADRGIASRALPASDVLPAALTLAREVATEANPASVALSKRLLWADLDADAVEREETRAHLALLGTDDAKEGAAAWRERRPPRWTSSAGDHVDPA
- a CDS encoding TIGR03617 family F420-dependent LLM class oxidoreductase, translating into MTHHLPVDTQLVAALGEEGTAARRLKEQGFDGAFTFEGGHDVFFPLVTAAREGVGLDLMTNIAVALPRSPVHLAHAAWDLQQLSGGRFRLGLGSQVKAHVTRRHGSRFDPPVGRMREWIGATKAVLNSWADGEPLAYEGKFTSHTLMPPTFRPEPSPHPVPPVLLAALGPRMTATAGEVADGLLVMPFNSARHVRERTLPALAEGLAKAGRPQLGGAGDTFEVVAEVIVGCGRDEREMAQARAGVRRLLAFYASTPAYRPVLDVHGWSELQPDLQALTRAGRWAELPDAIDDTMLHTLAAVGSPKEVAAEIQARWQGVATRLAFYQPYSAHPDTTGELLAAIRAGEDTHGVAGGGE
- a CDS encoding phytoene desaturase family protein — translated: MRTFNRTAYDAVIIGGGHNGLVAAAYLAREGRSVLLLERLEKTGGAAVSTYAFKGVDARLSRYSYLVSLLPKKVVRDLGLTFAVRKRNVSSYTPAVRDGRPAGLLVSRGTARTREAFRKLTGSEREFVAWQRFYGMTGQVAERVFPTLTEPLPTRAELKERVADDEAWRTLFEEPIGVAVEERFADDLVRGVVLTDGLIGTFADAHDPALRQNRCFLYHVIGGGTGDWDVPVGGMGALTDALAGAALDAGAEIAKGHEAIRIETDGKRAEVTYRTQGGEGSVAAAHVLVNASPQELAALLGEAPPEPAEGAQLKVNMLLKRLPKLRDRSVDPREAFAGTFHVAEGYEQLATAYAQAAAGELPAAPPSEIYCHSLTDPSILGPQLQAEGCQTLTLFGLHTPARLFARDHDAVRDELLKATLAQLDTHLAEPLTDCLATDADGRPCIEAKTPLDLERDLRLPGGNIFHRDLAFPHAQDGTGRWGVETGHANVLLCGAGAVRGGGVSGIPGHNAAMAALGR